A window of Sphingobacterium kitahiroshimense genomic DNA:
TTGTTACTGATGCCGTCATAGATGAAGCAATAGCACAGATGCCAGATACTATTGTACGATTGGGTGGAGAACAGCTTAAGGGTCATATACGTGCTAGAAGAGATAATCTGATGTCTACTGCTTTAGATTATTATGGTGATCTAGCAAAGAACGTTGATATCGCCACTTCAGCTAAGAATGAGTTTTTATATTTTAACTATCATACTGACGGTTCGCTTGAGCTAGAAATCAGAAATAAAAGGAAAGATGGATCTGAAGGAAGGAAACTGGTTAAAAGAACATTCCTTCCGAAGGAGACAAAAGAATTACGGATTTATGGGCTTGATGGTTCAGATGTATATGATATTCGTGGTCAAAATAAATCGAAAATAAAGCTTCGGTTGATAGGGGGTAAGGGGAAGGATGATTACCGCATAGATCCTAATTTTGAGAACGGTAAACTTGTTTATATTTATGATGATAAGGAAGTTCAACCTAATTTTAAGAACACGCCTTTTATAAATCTAAAATTGTCAAATGATACCTTAGTGCATCGTTATGATCGAAATAGTTTCAAATATGATCGCACCGGTGTGTTGGCTTCTTTACAATATGGAGTAGATAAAGGCCTTTTGTTCGGGGCTGGTTATTTGATCGAAAAACAGGGCTTTCGAAAAGAACCTTATGCTTTTAAACAAGAGTTTTGGGCGCATTATACAACTGGACGCAAGTCCTTTAGTTTTAAATATAATGCCGATATTAAATCGATATGGAATAAAAATGACCTCTTGATTCAATTGGAATCTGATGGACCTAAAAACCAAGAAAACTTTTTTGGTTTGGGAAATAATACAGATTATGAACAGCGTAAAGAACGTGGGATTCAATATTATAGAAACCGATATGACGTTATTTATGCCAACTTTTTATTGAAGAGAGAATTTGCTGAAAACTGGAAATGGAAGATGGGTTCTTCTTCAGAATTTATTATGAGCCATGAAGAAGCTAATGAGGGACATTTTTTTGAAAAGTATGCCGCAGAAAATCCAGCTATACCTGTATTTGGTAAGTTTTTCTTTACAGGAATTCTAGGATCTGTTCAATACGATAGTCGTGATCAAAAAGATAATGCCAAAAAAGGTATTTTCTGGGATAATCTTATTGAGGCAAAGTCACAGTTAAATAGTAATGATAATCAATTTATAAGATTAAGATCTATTTTCAACTTTTATAAGACTAATGAAAGCGACTGGATAACTCTTGCCAATCGCACTGGATTTGAAACACTGATCGGTGATCCATTAATCTTTCAATATGCGCACTTAGGAGGTGAAAATAGCCTTCGTGGCTTTAACTCGAAACGTTTGAGTGGACAAACTATGCTCTATAATAATTTTGAGTTACGTTTTAAAGTTTTTAGTTATGATTCCTATTTGGTTCCTGGCACTGTAGGACTTATTGGTTTTCACGATGTGGGTAGAGTTTGGATGAAAAACGAATCCTCTAGTCGCTGGCACATGGGGTATGGCGGTGGCTTTTATTTTATTCCTGCTGATCTTTTAGTTATTCAGGCTGTTGGAGGTTTTTCAAAAGAAGGATTTCGTCCTTATTTAAGTATTGGTCTTCGTTTTTAAAATTACTTAAAATATTCTCCATGGATTGCAAAACACTGAGTTTGATACAATTCATGGAGAATATCGTTTTAGACTGCTTATTCTTTTCCACCAAAGGTCACCAGCACCATTCCTATTACAATGATTGTAGAACCAAGGATCTGCATCCAGGTCAAAGGTTGTTTAAAAACAAGAGCCATCGCCAGCTGAACTGTTAAAAATGTGCCCCCTGAACACAAGGCAATTACAATCGGCTGTGGAAATGTTTTGAATAATTGAATGAGAAACCAGCTTGCAGTGATTAGAATTATATTACCCGCAACTAACGCTGACCAGTGGTATTTTGGGTGAATTCCGCCATATTTAAAAATAATAGTTGAAACGATCTGACAAATCCAAAATAATAAGAAATAGAGATAATTCATGTCTGTGATTTACTGTTAATGATCCTTCAAATCTAATTGAATTTTAGGAAATACGAATTATTATTTTCATTTGTTGGTGTTGTTTTTCTTTTAAGAAAAAACAAATTGCCAAACCCAATGTTGTAATTGTAAATACAATTTATGGATTTATACGCAGGATTACCTTTTTGGATTATTAAAAATGCGCTTTACGATTATAACAATCCCTTAGAAAATGATTATGAAATTGATGTGGCAATTATTGGTTCTGGTATTACAGGAACACTAGTTGCGCACGAGCTCTGTGAACACGGTATAAAGTGTGCTATTTTTGATAAAAGAATCGTATCAAATGGCAGTACGGTTGCTAGTACAGCACAGCTGCAATATGAAATTGATGTTCCTCTTCATGAAATGATTAAGGACATCGGAGAAGCTCGTGCAGTTGGCGCTTATCGTGCAAGTTTAAG
This region includes:
- a CDS encoding BamA/TamA family outer membrane protein gives rise to the protein MNNQNLHLKKHVYSIVSTLLFITNVSHVCGQSSFKMEGDSAVAMIDPTYDQVSKLHRFWLGDSYRELYNTPVKMRVMHLQKELGGLTVVKLGGGMQTQSLRLRDSTGREWVLRSINKFPERSLPEHLRNTIAKDIVQDQISIAHPFGALTVPTFNRVLKIPHASPELVFVGDDPGLEEHRAVFKNRAYMFEPRVPLEDEDAKTDNTLKAQRKLEEDNDIQVDQRLTLRARLLDFILGDWDRHEDNWRWDSKKIDDKKVYSPVPRDRDKVYYKTSGILPVLLSMQWLKAHLQPFGDHIRNVGQWNFNERHFDRYFLNHLDRKDWKEEIKFVQTVVTDAVIDEAIAQMPDTIVRLGGEQLKGHIRARRDNLMSTALDYYGDLAKNVDIATSAKNEFLYFNYHTDGSLELEIRNKRKDGSEGRKLVKRTFLPKETKELRIYGLDGSDVYDIRGQNKSKIKLRLIGGKGKDDYRIDPNFENGKLVYIYDDKEVQPNFKNTPFINLKLSNDTLVHRYDRNSFKYDRTGVLASLQYGVDKGLLFGAGYLIEKQGFRKEPYAFKQEFWAHYTTGRKSFSFKYNADIKSIWNKNDLLIQLESDGPKNQENFFGLGNNTDYEQRKERGIQYYRNRYDVIYANFLLKREFAENWKWKMGSSSEFIMSHEEANEGHFFEKYAAENPAIPVFGKFFFTGILGSVQYDSRDQKDNAKKGIFWDNLIEAKSQLNSNDNQFIRLRSIFNFYKTNESDWITLANRTGFETLIGDPLIFQYAHLGGENSLRGFNSKRLSGQTMLYNNFELRFKVFSYDSYLVPGTVGLIGFHDVGRVWMKNESSSRWHMGYGGGFYFIPADLLVIQAVGGFSKEGFRPYLSIGLRF